The genomic segment GTCCTGGACGGCGATTTCGCGGACGAGCTCGTGGCGGCCGGTTGCGAGCTCGAGGCGGTAGATCCGGGCCGAAGTGGTCCCGCGATCGGAGTAGTAGCAGGACCGGCCGTCCGCGCTCCAGCCCGCAACCGAGGCCGCGCCGAGCTCCGCGGGGTACAGCCGCGGCACGCCGCCGCGGACCGGAATGACGACGATCCGGCCGTCGCTCGTGACGCCGGCGACCGACTCTGCGTCGGGCGACACGAAGAAGAAGAAAGGGTTCATCAGCGGGCCCGGAATGGGGCGAACGGGACCGCCTTCCAGCGAAACTTCGTAGAGCGCCGTCGGGCGGCCGGGAGCGTCCGCGCAGACGACGAGCCTCCGGCTGTCCGGGAAGAAAGTCGCCGAGAGCGGGTCGAGGTTCGGCATGTCGATCGTCCGGGACTGCCCGGCCCCGGTCGGATACAGGACGAGAACGCGGCGTCCGCCGGCATGGCCGCGGCGGTTTGCCGCGACGAGGCGCCCGTCCGGCGACATTGCCAGCGCGTTTCCCGGGCCGAGCTGGACGGCGGCGGAGCCGTCGGTCTTGCGCAGGTAGACGAGATACTCCTCGCGACTCGCGTCTCCCTGCTCCGTGGAGAGAATCCGGCCGCCGTCGGCGGAGATCGCGTCGGGGAACGTCCAGTCGAGCCAGGAGAGATCCCGGTCCCGGGCGCCGCCGGCCGCCGGACCGCTCAGGTAGGTCTCGCGGCGCGCGGTCGACTGGATCACGAGCGCCGCTCCGCCGGCGGAAGCGTCGTGCGCGTACTCGGTGATCCCGCTGCGGTGGAGGAACCGCTCCCGTCCGGAAAGGTCGACCGCCCACAGCGAAGCGCTGTTCCCGGACCGCGCTCCGCTCCAGAGGATCTCGCGGCCGTCGGAGATCCACGACAGCCCGTCGAGAACGGTGAGGTCGCGGACGAGCGTCGTCGCCCTTCCGTTCCGGTCGACGACGACGAGGTCGCCCGCGGTGTCGCCGCGGAAGCGATGCTCGGCGAAGCAGACGCGCCCCCCGTCGGGCGAGACGCGCACCTGATCCATCCAGCCGACCGTCGAGTGGAGCGCGCGGCCGATCGGGTATTCGAGAACGTCGCTCGCGCCGACGTAGCGCGAAATCGCGAGGTTCTCGCCGTCCGGCGCCCAGTCGGCCGAGACGACCCGCTCGGCGATCGGCCGCGGCGCCCCGCCGGAGAGCGTGGCGCGCGCGAGCGTCGCCTCGGACGTGAAGCCGGTCGTGAACCGCCAGCCGAGCCCGATCGCGAGCTCGTCGGACTTCGAGACCGAGTACAGCATGGCGGGAGGGAGATCGAGCTTCTGCGAGTCGGGGCCGGTCGCGCGCACCGTGAAGAGCGACGGGTCCTCGCCCTGCCACGCGGCGCAGTAGACGATCGTCTTTCCGTCGCTCGCGAACCGCGCGTTGAAGATCGTGCCGCGCCGGAACGTGAGCCTCTGGAACGACGGCGGGTTCGCGCGCGCCGCGCGCTCGCCCGAAACGCGCCCGATGCGGAACGCGGCGGCCGCGGCGACGAGCGCGGCGACCGCCAGCGCCGGCGCCGCCCACCGGCGGGGAGCGCGGACGCGGCCGACGGTCCCGACGCGCGACGACGACCCTCCATCGAGGGATTTCAGCGCGAAAACGATGTCGCGGGCGGACTGGAAGCGCTCCTCCCGCTCCTTCTCGAGACAGTGGCGAACGATCCGGTCGTACTCCGGCGGGACGCTCCGGATCGTGGAGATCTCGGGAGGGTCGTCCCGAAGGACGGCGTTCATGGTCTCGACCGCGGACGCGCCCGAGAACGGGCGGCTTCCGGTCGACATCTCGTACGCGACGGCGCCGAACGAGAAGATGTCGCTCCGCGCGTCGGCGGTCCGTCCGCGGACCTGCTCCGGAGACATGTAGCCGACCGTGCCGAGAACCGTGCCGGCGTCGGTCGTCGGTGCGGCGGTCGGCGAATTCGTGTCCGCGCCCGCCGACGCGATCGCGACGGACTTCGCGAGGCCGAAGTCGAGGATCTTGACCCTTCCCTCGGACGTGACGAACACGTTCTCGGGCTTGAGGTCCCGGTGGACGATGCCCTTGTCGTGCGCGGCGGCCAGACCCTCCGCGAGCTGGATGCCGTAGTCGACGCACTTGCGGAACGGAAGCGGCCCGTTCGTCAGCCGATCGCGGAGCGTCGAGCCCTCGAGGAGCTCCATCACCGCGTAGACGGTCGCCCCCTCCTTGCCGACGTCGAAGAGGCCGAGGATGTTCGGATGCGAAAGCGCCGCGACCGCCTGAGCTTCCCGCTCGAACCGCGCGAGCATTTCGGGGTCCTGCGCGAGCCGCTCCGGGAGGACCTTGAGTGCGACGTCCCGCCCGAGCCGCGTGTCGCGGGCGCGGTAGACCTCGCCCATGCCGCCCGCGCCGAGAGGAGAAAGGATCTCGTACGGTCCGAGCTTCGTGCCAGCGGAGAGCGTCATCCGTCGATCTCCGTCCGACCGCCACGTTTCCCTCGCGGCAGGCCTGGCGCGGCCCTGCTCACGTCCGCCTCACTTCAGCTCCGCCAGCCATACGTCTCCTTCGGTCGCCGTTTCCGTGTAGGTGATCTCCCGCTCGCCGGCCGAGACTCCGAAGCTCATCCCCACGAAGTAACCGCCGACGTCGAGGAGCGGCGTGATATGGCCCGTTGCGACGTCGACCAGGGAGATCCCCCGCCGATCGCGCATCACGAGGCGCCGTCCGTCCGAGAGCCAGACGGCGGACCTCCAGAAGGGATCGCCGCCCGTAACGCGCCGGATGTGTTTTTCGCGAAAGTCGTAGACGCCGATCCCATCGGTGGAACCGTCGCGGCGGATGATCACTCCAGCGAGCTTCGTTCCGTCGGACGACCAGGAAGTCGGCCAGTACGACGACGTGCCGAGCTCGGGCAAGTCGATGTAGGTGAGGGAAGGGGACGGTCCGGACCGAAGGTCGGCGAGTCCGAATCCGCCCCGGCTCGCGGAGAACCAGATCCTCGAGAACGTCATTCGCGAGCCGTCCGGAGACCAGATCGGAAAATTCACCGCCCCCTCGACGTGGAAAAGCTCGCGAAGGCCGCTGCCGTCGGGATGGATCGACCAGACCTGGTAGGAACCATTCCGGTCGGAATAGAAGACGATCTCCTTCCCGTCCGGCGACCATTGCGGTCCCCGATCCCGGAACGGATCGTCGGTCAGCCGCCGATAGTCGGTGCCGTCCGTCCTCGCGAGCGCGATGTCTTCCTGGTTCGTCGTCTGCATGAACGCGACCCATCGGCCGTCCGGCGAAACGTCGTGATCGCGGATCGGCTGCG from the Thermoanaerobaculia bacterium genome contains:
- a CDS encoding protein kinase, with the protein product MTLSAGTKLGPYEILSPLGAGGMGEVYRARDTRLGRDVALKVLPERLAQDPEMLARFEREAQAVAALSHPNILGLFDVGKEGATVYAVMELLEGSTLRDRLTNGPLPFRKCVDYGIQLAEGLAAAHDKGIVHRDLKPENVFVTSEGRVKILDFGLAKSVAIASAGADTNSPTAAPTTDAGTVLGTVGYMSPEQVRGRTADARSDIFSFGAVAYEMSTGSRPFSGASAVETMNAVLRDDPPEISTIRSVPPEYDRIVRHCLEKEREERFQSARDIVFALKSLDGGSSSRVGTVGRVRAPRRWAAPALAVAALVAAAAAFRIGRVSGERAARANPPSFQRLTFRRGTIFNARFASDGKTIVYCAAWQGEDPSLFTVRATGPDSQKLDLPPAMLYSVSKSDELAIGLGWRFTTGFTSEATLARATLSGGAPRPIAERVVSADWAPDGENLAISRYVGASDVLEYPIGRALHSTVGWMDQVRVSPDGGRVCFAEHRFRGDTAGDLVVVDRNGRATTLVRDLTVLDGLSWISDGREILWSGARSGNSASLWAVDLSGRERFLHRSGITEYAHDASAGGAALVIQSTARRETYLSGPAAGGARDRDLSWLDWTFPDAISADGGRILSTEQGDASREEYLVYLRKTDGSAAVQLGPGNALAMSPDGRLVAANRRGHAGGRRVLVLYPTGAGQSRTIDMPNLDPLSATFFPDSRRLVVCADAPGRPTALYEVSLEGGPVRPIPGPLMNPFFFFVSPDAESVAGVTSDGRIVVIPVRGGVPRLYPAELGAASVAGWSADGRSCYYSDRGTTSARIYRLELATGRHELVREIAVQD